The proteins below are encoded in one region of Halocatena salina:
- a CDS encoding DUF7344 domain-containing protein has product MLSHHRRRYVIECLGHYESPMSLPDLADECVVMEHGCALDDIPAEAVRDMYMSLYHSHIPHLVEIGAIEYDQERDLVTAGPAIAELHTHMDLSRRSLCDTAERALKALRNAISTDDGGCGLTIAHTRETLRNMGYDEDAVRQLIRHLERTGYIHFVDDCIRLVD; this is encoded by the coding sequence ATGCTCTCGCACCATCGCCGGCGGTATGTCATTGAATGTCTCGGCCACTACGAGTCTCCTATGTCATTGCCGGATTTGGCCGATGAGTGCGTGGTGATGGAACATGGCTGTGCGTTGGACGATATTCCAGCCGAGGCTGTACGGGACATGTACATGTCGTTGTATCACTCTCATATCCCGCACTTGGTCGAGATCGGCGCGATCGAGTACGATCAGGAACGGGATCTAGTGACAGCCGGTCCGGCGATTGCGGAGCTTCATACGCACATGGATCTCTCTCGGAGATCACTCTGTGATACTGCTGAGCGCGCGCTCAAAGCGCTCCGTAACGCGATCTCCACCGATGATGGAGGCTGTGGACTGACGATCGCACATACACGCGAAACACTTCGGAACATGGGATACGACGAGGACGCGGTACGGCAACTGATCCGCCATCTCGAACGCACCGGCTACATTCACTTCGTCGACGACTGCATCCGCCTCGTCGACTGA